GTCTCGGTCATCTCCCTCATCTCGATCCTCGGGGTCATCGTCGGCGTGGCGGCGCTGATCATCGCACTCGCGCTGATGACCGGCTTCCAGCAGGACATCCGCTCAAAGATTCTAGGCGCCAACGCCCACCTCACGATTTTCGGAGGCTGGGCCGGCAGGCCGATCGAGCGTCCCGAGGAGGTGGTCCGGATCCTGCGGACGGTTCCCGGGATTGCCGCATCCTCCCCCGTGGTCCTGCTCAAGGGGCTGATGGTCAGCGACCTCAACCCGGGCGGGACGGGCGTCGTGCTGAAGGGAATCCGCATCGAGGACGAGAAGCATGTCACCGATCTGGCGGAGAAGGTCGCCTCGGGAGATCTCTCGCGGCTTGCCGCGCGCGGCACCGGGCTTCCCGGCGTGGCGCTCGGGAAGGACCTGGCGGCGACGCTGGGCGTCGCTCCCGGCGATCGGGTGCGCGTCATCCTGCCGCAGCTCCAGATGACCCCCTTTCTCCCGGTCCCCAAGAGCCGCCCTTTCCAGGTGATCGCGCTGATCGATTCCGGCTTCTACGACTACGACTCGGCGCGTGGTTACGTGGATCTCGGCGAGGCGCAGTCGCTGGCCGGGCTGCAGGGCGCCGTGACCGTCGTGGAGGCGCGCCTGCAGAACCTCTCCCGCCTAAAGGAAGTGGGAGAAGCGGTCCAGAGGCGTCTGGGCAAGGATTATTTCGTGAACGATCTGGAGGCCATGAACAAGACCTTCTTCACGGCGTTGAACCTGGAGAAGCTGCTGATGAGCATCGCCGTGGGTCTGATCGTGGTGGTGGCGGCGCTGAACATCATTACGGTGCTGATCCTGATGGTCATGGAGAAGGTGCGCGACATCGGCGCGCTCCTGGCGTTGGGGATGCCGCCTTCCGGCATCA
This genomic stretch from Candidatus Polarisedimenticolia bacterium harbors:
- a CDS encoding FtsX-like permease family protein, which gives rise to MSSYELFIALRYLTAKRKQTFVSVISLISILGVIVGVAALIIALALMTGFQQDIRSKILGANAHLTIFGGWAGRPIERPEEVVRILRTVPGIAASSPVVLLKGLMVSDLNPGGTGVVLKGIRIEDEKHVTDLAEKVASGDLSRLAARGTGLPGVALGKDLAATLGVAPGDRVRVILPQLQMTPFLPVPKSRPFQVIALIDSGFYDYDSARGYVDLGEAQSLAGLQGAVTVVEARLQNLSRLKEVGEAVQRRLGKDYFVNDLEAMNKTFFTALNLEKLLMSIAVGLIVVVAALNIITVLILMVMEKVRDIGALLALGMPPSGITRIFMAQGAIIGVFGTTVGCLLGLGLCWWLDAYHIVKLPVEVYYIPYVPFKVRAADVAVVCAVSLLASFLATLYPSRQAGRLDPVEALRYE